From a single Solanum dulcamara chromosome 4, daSolDulc1.2, whole genome shotgun sequence genomic region:
- the LOC129887871 gene encoding UPF0496 protein At3g19330-like — translation MLHCLRQLSLTATTNCSSPSLEGGLADDNTASSQPSPTVNLSRAYTLAVQTSSYRKIWSKVHHEEPSDLSVEVAQVEFQEEPLQLEDVLEPNHECVQEALLHIKPEALNQLIAKYLDDSEQTTRLCISFSQSVKQARSLYAPICRLLDVLPLDMESAGHSLSQAQCNWAFDIFLQFDSLRNPFPIHDTHSFNDMRHCYFQLKRELDLLLHKSRSKVQLLRHATKGSVVCLVAATIGVIITAVAIASHAFVALVAAPICSACVPSKMAKAELVHLVQLDDATKGIFFLHNHLETVNCLVGRLYDAMEFYKRLVRFALERGKDRYPIQEVVKQLHRKHSNFLEELSGLEEHLCLCFYAINMARGHLLDYLLHQNQDPG, via the coding sequence GTGGCTTAGCTGATGATAACACAGCAAGTTCCCAACCTTCACCTACCGTTAACCTATCACGAGCATATACCCTTGCAGTGCAAACTTCTTCCTACCGCAAGATATGGTCCAAGGTCCACCATGAGGAACCTTCTGACCTTAGTGTGGAGGTAGCACAAGTTGAGTTCCAGGAGGAGCCGCTGCAATTAGAAGATGTCCTTGAACCAAATCATGAGTGCGTCCAAGAGGCACTTTTGCATATAAAACCAGAAGCCTTAAACCAACTTATCGCTAAGTACTTGGATGACAGTGAGCAAACTACTCGTCTCTGTATCAGTTTCTCACAAAGTGTAAAGCAAGCTCGATCTTTGTATGCTCCTATTTGTAGGCTGCTTGATGTCCTTCCTCTGGACATGGAGTCAGCTGGACATTCCCTTTCGCAAGCTCAATGCAATTGGGCATTTGACATCTTCCTCCAATTTGACAGCCTCAGAAATCCCTTCCCTATACATGACACCCATAGCTTCAATGATATGCGTCATTGCTACTTCCAGCTAAAGCGTGAGCTTGACCTTCTCTTACACAAGTCACGTTCAAAGGTCCAGCTTCTCCGTCATGCTACCAAAGGCTCAGTCGTATGTTTAGTTGCAGCTACTATTGGAGTGATCATAACAGCTGTTGCTATAGCTTCTCATGCTTTTGTCGCCCTTGTAGCAGCCCCGATATGCTCTGCTTGCGTCCCTTCAAAAATGGCAAAAGCAGAACTGGTTCATCTGGTGCAGCTGGATGATGCAACTAAGGGGATCTTTTTCCTTCACAATCACTTAGAAACAGTAAATTGCTTGGTGGGCCGATTATATGATGCTATGGAGTTCTACAAGCGTCTTGTTCGCTTTGCACTAGAGAGAGGAAAAGACCGATACCCCATCCAGGAGGTAGTGAAGCAACTTCACAGGAAACATAGCAATTTTTTGGAAGAGCTTTCGGGTCTTGAGGAGCATTTGTGCCTATGTTTTTATGCAATAAATATGGCCAGAGGCCATCTTCTCGACTATCTCCTTCATCAAAATCAGGATCCTGGGTAA